One segment of Methylocella silvestris BL2 DNA contains the following:
- a CDS encoding AI-2E family transporter — MRLEWQIGFWLGALVLFVLLLWLFSGVLLPFAAALALGYLLNPVADRLERLGLNRLGATLLIMTGFILILALILVLVMPAFWRQLLSFLQALPDYAVRLEDLASDFGARFAQDHGGSILQKLGLGKETSADLRSSTSDLVNQAAQWAGTFVKSIWSSGAALISLVSLLVLTPVVAFYMLLDWDKMIATVDSLVPLRHRATVRELAREIDAALAGFLRGQSLVCLFLGLWYGVGLSLIGLNFGLLIGITAGFLSFIPYVGSLTALVLSAVIAIVQGWPEWRLMIMALGVVVSGQFLEGNILSPKLVGGSVGLHPVWLIFALLAFGSLFGFTGLIIAVPCAAAFGVILRFAVRRYRSSKLYTELEGPGSKILIEAPGGSFKETR; from the coding sequence ATGCGCCTCGAATGGCAGATCGGCTTCTGGCTCGGCGCGCTCGTTTTATTCGTGCTGCTGTTGTGGCTGTTCAGCGGCGTGCTGTTGCCTTTCGCCGCGGCTCTGGCGCTCGGCTATCTGCTCAATCCCGTCGCCGACCGGCTCGAACGGCTGGGGTTGAACCGGCTCGGCGCGACGCTGCTGATCATGACGGGCTTCATCCTGATCCTTGCTCTGATCCTGGTTCTCGTCATGCCCGCCTTCTGGCGCCAGCTGCTGAGCTTCCTCCAGGCCCTGCCGGACTATGCCGTTCGGCTGGAAGATCTCGCCTCCGATTTCGGCGCGCGTTTCGCGCAGGACCACGGCGGCTCGATCCTCCAAAAACTTGGCCTCGGCAAGGAGACCTCGGCGGATTTGCGCAGTTCGACGAGCGATCTCGTCAATCAGGCGGCGCAATGGGCGGGGACTTTCGTCAAATCGATCTGGAGCAGCGGCGCCGCGCTGATCAGCCTCGTGTCGCTTCTCGTGCTGACGCCCGTCGTCGCCTTTTACATGCTGCTCGACTGGGACAAGATGATCGCGACGGTCGACAGCCTCGTTCCCCTGCGCCATCGCGCCACGGTGCGCGAACTCGCCCGCGAGATCGACGCGGCGCTGGCCGGCTTCCTGCGCGGCCAATCGCTTGTGTGTCTTTTTCTTGGCCTCTGGTACGGCGTCGGCCTGTCTCTGATCGGCCTCAACTTCGGGCTGTTGATCGGCATTACGGCCGGGTTCTTGAGCTTTATTCCCTATGTCGGCTCGCTGACCGCTCTCGTCCTGTCCGCCGTCATCGCCATCGTGCAGGGCTGGCCGGAATGGCGGCTGATGATCATGGCGCTCGGCGTCGTCGTGTCGGGCCAATTTCTCGAAGGCAATATCCTATCGCCGAAACTCGTCGGCGGATCGGTTGGCCTTCATCCCGTTTGGCTGATCTTTGCGCTGCTGGCCTTTGGCAGCCTGTTTGGATTTACCGGGCTGATCATCGCCGTGCCCTGCGCCGCCGCCTTTGGCGTCATCCTGCGCTTCGCCGTGCGGCGCTATCGTTCGAGCAAGCTCTACACCGAGCTCGAAGGGCCGGGGTCCAAGATCTTGATCGAGGCTCCAGGCGGCTCCTTCAAGGAGACACGCTGA
- a CDS encoding CDP-alcohol phosphatidyltransferase family protein, translated as MDFHNFGSLPNLITFGRLILVPVIISLITAQRWKEACVAFIVAGISDGLDGWIAKTFNWRTELGAYLDPIADKALLVSIFVTLAIVGAIPATIAIIVVARDVMIVGAFLIARILDKPLKVRPLWISKLNTLAQILFAALVLSVEAFGVSKGAWFDASLYIVAALALASLGAYFNRWIRHMSA; from the coding sequence ATGGATTTCCACAATTTCGGCAGCCTGCCCAATCTGATCACCTTCGGACGCCTGATCCTCGTGCCGGTCATCATCTCGCTGATCACGGCGCAGCGCTGGAAGGAAGCCTGCGTCGCCTTCATCGTCGCCGGCATTTCCGATGGGCTCGACGGCTGGATCGCCAAAACCTTCAATTGGCGCACGGAGCTCGGCGCCTATCTCGATCCGATCGCCGACAAGGCGCTGCTCGTCTCGATCTTCGTGACGCTCGCCATCGTCGGCGCGATCCCGGCGACCATCGCGATCATCGTCGTCGCCCGCGACGTCATGATCGTCGGCGCTTTTCTGATCGCGCGCATTCTTGACAAGCCCTTGAAGGTCAGGCCGCTCTGGATCTCGAAGCTGAACACGCTGGCGCAGATCCTGTTTGCGGCGCTCGTGCTGAGCGTCGAGGCCTTCGGCGTCTCAAAGGGAGCCTGGTTCGACGCGTCCCTCTATATCGTCGCAGCGCTCGCGCTCGCCTCGCTCGGGGCCTATTTCAATCGGTGGATCCGGCATATGAGCGCCTGA